The nucleotide window TCGTGTACAAATATGATAAATAATATTTAAAATCTTCACGATTTTTACAATCCTATTTTTGCTATTTTTGTATTATGTTAGAAGGAATAAATACAGTAGTCTTAATTGTTATAATTGCAAATGTTATATTTTCTATAAAAGGTTTCGAAGATTATGCTTTTTTAGATAAATATAAGTTTCAAGTGAGTAGGGTGAAAGGTGATGAAAAAATTAGAATGCTTACTTCTGGTTTTTTGCATGTAGATTGGATGCATTTAATACTAAATATGTATGTTTTGTATGCTTTTGGAAATATTGTGATTTCTTTTCTAGGCACCTTGCCTTTTTTAATTATTTACTTTGGTAGTTTGATTGCTGGTAGTTTGTATACTTTACAATATCATAAAAACGAACCCTATTATAGTGCAGTAGGCGCTTCTGGTGCTGTTTCTGGGATTGTTTATGCGTCT belongs to Polaribacter dokdonensis and includes:
- a CDS encoding rhomboid family intramembrane serine protease — translated: MLEGINTVVLIVIIANVIFSIKGFEDYAFLDKYKFQVSRVKGDEKIRMLTSGFLHVDWMHLILNMYVLYAFGNIVISFLGTLPFLIIYFGSLIAGSLYTLQYHKNEPYYSAVGASGAVSGIVYASILLYPGMSLYLFFIPVPIPGYIFGVGYLLYSIYGMKKQVGNVGHAAHLGGAIGGFALTLLLNPVLFNTNRMFVILLAIPIILLLVFSDKLKSL